The Styela clava chromosome 13, kaStyClav1.hap1.2, whole genome shotgun sequence genome has a window encoding:
- the LOC120332185 gene encoding glucose-fructose oxidoreductase domain-containing protein 1-like has translation MTLPLPGVGVFGTGLSAKAFIIMLRSAGFSIEALWGRTEDEAAELAERMQIPFFTNRIDELLLHQRVDLVCINSPPFLHSQIAVKTLGIGKNVLCERPAGLGYSDTARMINAARYYPSLMSLLGYNLRFLPTFQKMRRLISERFLGDILVFEVCVHCGIIFNENYSWSNDERMGGGMLAAFGSHFLDVLSFVSGQRATKVHGFLTTFQKKNSKINGFREITSDDFCTFQMKMDKNAYCTCVLNNNIPGKFCYEVLAIGTEGRLSAKDGFLYGRKTSDANNKEVLLDEDAIELPSEVDEFLPPEMKDQHPTPLLKGMLKFTEALRDSFCKFEDRRKWDHDILQSASTFEDALYVQTVLDSIRKSSKSCDWEQVPLYDSSNIS, from the exons ATGACTCTCCCACTCCCTGGCGTCGGAGTTTTTGGGACTGGATTATCAGCGAAAGCGTTTATCATCATGCTACGGTCTGCTGGATTCAGCATCGAAGCATTATGGGGCCGAACAGAAGACGAGGCCGCTGAATTAGCGGAAAGAATGCAGATCCCGTTTTTCACGAATCGTATCGATGAACTTTTACTTCACCAAAGAGTCGACTTGGTCTGTATCAACAGTCCGCCATTTCTTCACTCACAAATTGCCGTTAAAACTCTCGGAATcggcaaaaatgttttatgtgAACGACCAGCTGGGTTGGGATATTCAGACACTGCAAGAATGATTAATGCTGCACGTTACTACCCTTCCCTCATGTCCTTATTAGGGTACAATTTGCGTTTTTTACcaacatttcaaaaaatgagGCGTTTAATTTCAGAGCGCTTTCTTGGGGATATTTTAGTGTTCGAAGTCTGCGTACATTGTGGAATTATCTTTAATGAGAACTACAGCTGGTCAAATGATGAACGCATGGGTGGGGGGATGCTGGCCGCATTCGGAAGTCATTTTCTTGACGTATTAAGTTTCGTATCTGGACAGCGAGCAACAAAAGTCCACGGATTTCTGACAACATTTCAAAAAAAGAACTCAAAAATTAATGGTTTTCGTGAGATAACCAGTGATGATTTCTGCacttttcaaatgaaaatggaCAAAAACGCGTATTGTACCTGCGTTTTAAACAATAACATTCCTGGCAAATTTTGCTACGAGGTTTTAGCTATCGGTACAGAAGGTCGTCTCTCTGCAAAGGATGGTTTTTTATACGGGCGGAAAACCTCTGACGCTAATAACAAGGAGGTGCTTTTGGATGAGGATGCCATTGAACTGCCCTCGGAAGTGGATGAATTCCTTCCCCCAGAAATGAAAGATCAGCATCCAACACCTCTATTAAAG GGAATGCTAAAGTTCACAGAAGCTCTTCGAGACTCGTTCTGTAAGTTTGAAGATCGCAGAAAATGGGATCACGACATCCTCCAATCAGCATCCACGTTTGAAGACGCTCTCTACGTTCAAACAGTTCTGGATTCGATCAGAAAATCAAGCAAAAGCTGTGATTGGGAACAG GTACCATTGTACGATTCATCCAACATCAGCTGA